In Zingiber officinale cultivar Zhangliang chromosome 8B, Zo_v1.1, whole genome shotgun sequence, a single genomic region encodes these proteins:
- the LOC122016900 gene encoding zinc transporter 10-like produces the protein MSFFEDSDSFRHLTRFRQRLQFYWDGMSASIATTNCAAAEEADGCRDDYAALRLKMVAFTAILLAGAVGVAIPLIGRRVRTDSGVFVFVKAFAAGVILATGFVHMLDAAESSFSNPCLEHTPWQAFPFAGFVAMVAALATLVVDFVSTQYYERKHLAEASPSSSGIAVDPAAPEVEPTTGNEKDPMHIIGLHAHAAEHRHSHARANGNAVPTHYYGGDNDEEKQGGSSHVRHVVVSQILELGIVSHSVIIGLSLGVSQNPCTIRPLVAALSFHQFFEGFALGGCISQAKFRNAAAAVMAGFFAATTPLGIAVGAGVASSYNVNSPAALVVEGLLDSMSAGILIYMALVDLIAADFLSQTVRCNVRHQVVSYLALFVGAAAMSGLAIWA, from the exons ATGTCTTTCTTCGAG GATTCCGATTCTTTTCGCCACCTCACCCGATTCCGCCAGCGGTTGCAATTTTATTGGG ATGGGATGTCCGCGTCGATAGCGACGACTAATTGCGCCGCCGCTGAGGAGGCAGATGGATGCAGGGACGATTACGCGGCTCTACGGCTGAAGATGGTGGCTTTCACGGCGATTCTTCTTGCCGGCGCAGTGGGCGTGGCAATCCCCCTGATCGGCCGTCGGGTGCGAACCGACAGCGGCGTCTTCGTCTTCGTGAAGGCGTTCGCTGCCGGCGTCATCCTCGCGACAGGTTTCGTGCACATGCTCGACGCCGCTGAGTCGTCCTTCTCGAACCCCTGCCTCGAGCACACCCCCTGGCAGGCCTTCCCCTTCGCCGGCTTCGTCGCCATGGTGGCGGCGCTGGCCACCCTCGTCGTCGACTTCGTGAGCACCCAGTATTACGAGCGGAAGCACCTCGCGGAGGCGTCGCCATCCTCTTCAGGGATCGCCGTCGACCCAGCAGCGCCAGAAGTAGAGCCGACGACGGGGAACGAGAAAGACCCAATGCACATCATCGGATTGCACGCCCACGCGGCGGAGCACCGCCACAGCCACGCGCGTGCTAACGGCAACGCGGTACCCACCCACTACTATGGCGGCGACAACGACGAGGAGAAACAGGGCGGCTCGTCCCACGTACGGCACGTGGTGGTATCCCAG ATATTGGAGCTGGGGATCGTGTCGCACTCGGTAATCATTGGACTGTCTCTGGGCGTGTCGCAGAACCCCTGCACCATCCGGCCGCTGGTGGCGGCGCTCTCCTTCCACCAGTTCTTCGAGGGATTCGCACTGGGCGGATGCATTTCCCAAGCGAAGTTCAGGAACGCGGCAGCGGCAGTGATGGCTGGGTTCTTCGCGGCGACGACGCCACTGGGGATCGCCGTGGGGGCGGGCGTGGCGTCTTCGTACAACGTCAACAGCCCGGCGGCGCTAGTGGTGGAGGGGCTTCTGGACTCGATGTCGGCGGGAATTCTGATCTACATGGCCCTGGTGGATCTGATAGCCGCCGATTTCTTGAGCCAGACTGTAAGATGCAACGTGCGGCATCAGGTGGTGTCGTACCTAGCGCTCTTCGTTGGCGCCGCCGCCATGTCAGGCCTCGCAATCTGGGCTTGA
- the LOC122013512 gene encoding uncharacterized protein LOC122013512, whose protein sequence is MEVKDDDDIRALVDSIAVVESTSYPQLYVKTRKYRVKGRRSALSEPPFEPSLGTSIYDEAGPSHEVIEYFPILIHSDVPLPESIDIPIATNDCQSNPSEEEDSDGLLGQDDCEEEAMIEVPEAFQFTIGANYPVSADWIGSVGNTVGMVVGTEFDTTLEFREKEDVINAIKQYSLNCSQEYEVAELSSRVWSVVCRNTKYGCSWQLRAARLKKFGGEWGTTRYKGKHERLNRRLLPEFGVIGMNHTNVYHISLQLCNRQILKVLYGEYLMITLMSGIVQIEFNKKNLRRLFWSFKPAIDSIEFTKSMIQIDGTFLYGKYKHSLLIATTIDGDNSVIPLVYALVESENVDSWGWFMALLRT, encoded by the exons ATGGAGGTCAAAGATGATGATGATATACGTGCCCTTGTTGATAGTATTGCTGTTGTTGAAAGTACAAGTTATCCTCAGCTATATGTGAAAACTAGAAAATATCGAGTTAAGGGTAGGAGAAGT GCATTGTCTGAACCTCCATTCGAACCAAGTCTCGGCACAAGTATATATGATGAGGCTGGTCCATCACATGAAGTTATAGAGTATTTTCCTATATTGATCCATTCAGATGTCCCACTACCTGAGAGCATTGACATACCGATAGCAACAAATGACTGTCAGTCCAACCCTTCAGAAGAGGAAGATAGTGATGGGCTACTCGGTCAAGACGATTGTGAGGAAGAGGCAATGATCGAAGTGCCTGAAGCATTTCAGTTTACTATAGGAGCCAACTACCCTGTTTCAGCGGATTGGATCGGATCAGTGGGTAACACAGTTGGAATGGTAGTTGGTACAGAATTTGATACAACATTGGAGTTTCGAGAGAAGGAAGatgtaattaatgcaattaaaCAGTATTCCTTGAATTGCAGTCAAGAATATGAAGTTGCTGAGTTAAGTTCACGTGTTTGGTCAGTCGTATGTAGGAACACTAAATATGGGTGTAGTTGGCAGTTACGTGCAGCAAGGCTAAAGAAATTTGGTGGAGAATGGGGCACAACACGATATAAAG GAAAGCATGAGAGGCTAAACAGAAGGCTATTGCCAGAATTTGGGGTGATTGGGATGAATCATACCAACGTCTACCACATTTCTTTGCAGCTCTGTAATAGACAAATCCTGAAAGTGTTGTATGGTGAGTATTTGATGATCACACTCATGTCAGGCATCGTGCAAATTGaattcaacaaaaaaaatttacGTCGACTATTTTGGTCATTCAAACCAGCTATCGACAGTATTGAGTTCACAAAGTCAATGATCCAAATTGATGGAACTTTCCTTTATGGTAAGTATAAACATTCACTCCTAATTGCAACAACCATTGATGGAGATAACTCTGTGATTCCACTAGTTTATGCGCTGGTAGAGTCCGAGAATGTGGACAGTTGGGGATGGTTC